In Dyella terrae, one DNA window encodes the following:
- a CDS encoding RnfABCDGE type electron transport complex subunit B: protein MSPSAPTLADRIDAILPQTQCEQCGFHGCRPYAEAIALGEAPINRCPPGGAEGIARLAALLTLPALPLDPEHGVEKPRMLARVVENQCIGCTKCIQACPVDAIVGAAKLMHTVLSDDCTGCELCVPACPVDCIVLEPMSLSQVNDPDHADAARSHFQRREARLAEERAEREAALAAQKAQVAAIKENPVLAALARAKARQQERKP, encoded by the coding sequence ATGAGCCCATCGGCACCGACCCTCGCAGATCGTATCGACGCCATACTGCCGCAGACGCAGTGCGAGCAATGTGGTTTCCATGGCTGCCGCCCCTATGCCGAGGCCATCGCGCTGGGCGAAGCACCGATCAATCGTTGCCCGCCCGGTGGGGCCGAAGGTATCGCGCGACTGGCCGCCCTCCTGACTCTGCCCGCGCTTCCACTCGATCCTGAGCATGGCGTGGAAAAGCCGCGCATGCTTGCGCGCGTGGTGGAGAACCAGTGCATCGGCTGCACCAAGTGCATCCAGGCCTGTCCGGTGGACGCTATCGTCGGCGCTGCCAAGTTGATGCATACCGTGCTTTCGGACGACTGCACGGGCTGCGAACTATGTGTACCCGCCTGCCCCGTCGACTGCATCGTGCTGGAGCCCATGTCGCTCTCTCAGGTCAACGATCCGGACCATGCCGATGCGGCACGTTCGCATTTCCAGCGACGCGAAGCACGATTGGCGGAGGAGCGCGCTGAACGCGAAGCGGCCCTGGCTGCCCAAAAGGCCCAGGTAGCTGCCATCAAGGAGAACCCGGTACTGGCCGCGCTCGCTCGTGCCAAGGCCCGGCAACAGGAACGCAAGCCGTGA
- the metG gene encoding methionine--tRNA ligase, translated as MSRRLLVTNALPYANGPLHLGHMLGYIQADIWVRAQRMQGNETVYVCADDAHGTPIMLAAEKAGLTPEAYIEGIRVEHEADFAAFGVAFDHYHSTHSEENRELASMIYTRLRDAGYIARRSIQQLFDPEKDMFLPDRYIKGVCPNCGTADQYGDNCENCGATYAPTDLINPYSVMSGATPVLRDSEHYFFELSKFEPLLRDWFGGKFTDGKPVANSSVVAKLAEWLDGGLKDWDISRDAPYFGFPIPDAPGKYFYVWLDAPIGYLASFKALCDRTGLKFDDFLAASSRAEMHHFIGKDIINFHGLFWPAMLHGAGLRTPTALHVNGYLTVNGAKMSKSRGTFIKARTFLDNNLHPEFLRYYFATMLGDTPVDVDLDLKSFEDRVNSHLVGKWVNIASRTAGFIAKHFEGRLAPAFGKEEAELWHVLLSHYSDVAALYDQGEFAEVMRKFVLMADLVNGHIATKAPWVMAKDPARTEELHQVCSFALAAFRMLGGLLKPVLPETVAAAERFLAAPINGFDDACAELHNHTVNAFEPLLSRIDSKNIEAMVEASRESLGAPEVQPKPLSRKSRESSKTMTDTAQPAAEGVATINIDDFVKLDLRIGKVLACEFVDGSDKLLRFQLDAGPLGERQIFSGIRAAYGEPEKLVGRNVVFIANLAPRKMRFGLSEGMILSAGEGGADLFLLDADQGAQPGATVR; from the coding sequence ATGTCCCGCCGACTCCTCGTTACGAACGCCCTGCCCTATGCCAACGGCCCGCTGCACCTGGGTCATATGCTGGGCTACATCCAGGCTGACATCTGGGTGCGCGCGCAGCGAATGCAGGGCAACGAGACGGTGTACGTGTGCGCGGACGATGCGCACGGCACGCCCATCATGTTGGCGGCCGAGAAGGCCGGGCTCACGCCAGAGGCGTATATCGAAGGCATTCGCGTCGAGCACGAGGCGGACTTCGCCGCGTTTGGCGTGGCCTTCGACCACTATCACTCGACCCACTCGGAAGAAAATCGCGAGCTGGCGTCGATGATCTACACGCGCCTGCGCGATGCCGGCTATATCGCCCGCCGCAGCATCCAGCAGCTGTTCGATCCGGAAAAGGACATGTTCCTGCCGGATCGCTACATCAAGGGCGTCTGCCCCAATTGCGGCACGGCCGACCAGTACGGCGACAACTGCGAGAACTGCGGCGCGACGTACGCCCCGACCGACCTGATCAACCCGTACTCGGTGATGTCCGGCGCCACGCCAGTGCTTCGCGATTCGGAGCACTACTTCTTCGAACTCAGCAAGTTCGAGCCACTGCTGCGCGACTGGTTTGGCGGCAAGTTCACCGACGGCAAGCCGGTCGCCAACAGCAGCGTCGTGGCGAAGCTGGCCGAATGGCTGGACGGTGGCCTGAAGGACTGGGACATCTCACGTGATGCGCCCTACTTCGGCTTTCCCATTCCCGATGCGCCGGGCAAGTACTTCTATGTCTGGCTGGACGCACCGATCGGCTACCTCGCCAGCTTCAAGGCCCTGTGCGATCGCACGGGCCTCAAGTTCGACGATTTCCTGGCGGCCAGCAGTCGCGCGGAAATGCATCACTTCATCGGCAAGGACATCATCAACTTCCACGGCCTGTTCTGGCCGGCCATGTTGCATGGCGCGGGTTTGCGCACGCCCACGGCGTTGCACGTCAATGGATACCTGACGGTCAACGGCGCGAAGATGTCCAAGTCGCGCGGCACCTTCATCAAGGCGCGCACTTTCCTCGACAACAACCTGCACCCGGAATTCCTGCGCTACTACTTCGCCACGATGCTCGGCGACACGCCGGTCGACGTCGACCTGGACCTTAAGTCGTTCGAGGATCGCGTCAATTCGCATCTGGTCGGCAAGTGGGTAAACATCGCCAGCCGTACCGCGGGCTTCATCGCCAAGCACTTCGAAGGTCGCCTTGCGCCCGCATTCGGCAAGGAAGAAGCGGAGCTGTGGCACGTCTTGCTGAGCCACTACAGTGACGTCGCCGCGCTTTACGACCAGGGCGAGTTCGCCGAAGTGATGCGCAAATTCGTCCTGATGGCCGACCTGGTCAACGGGCACATCGCCACCAAGGCGCCCTGGGTCATGGCAAAAGATCCGGCCCGCACGGAAGAGCTCCATCAGGTGTGCTCGTTTGCGCTGGCCGCTTTCCGCATGCTTGGCGGCCTGCTCAAGCCCGTGCTGCCGGAGACCGTCGCCGCTGCCGAGCGCTTTCTCGCCGCACCGATCAACGGATTCGACGATGCCTGCGCCGAACTGCACAATCACACTGTCAACGCGTTCGAGCCTCTGCTCAGTCGCATCGACAGCAAGAACATCGAGGCCATGGTGGAGGCGTCCCGCGAGTCGCTCGGCGCCCCGGAAGTTCAACCCAAGCCTCTGTCCAGGAAATCCAGGGAGTCCAGCAAGACCATGACCGACACTGCCCAGCCAGCCGCCGAAGGCGTCGCCACCATCAACATCGACGACTTCGTCAAGCTCGACCTGCGCATCGGCAAGGTGCTTGCCTGTGAGTTTGTCGATGGCTCGGACAAGTTGCTGCGCTTCCAGCTCGATGCCGGCCCGCTCGGCGAGCGCCAGATCTTCTCGGGCATTCGCGCCGCTTACGGCGAGCCCGAAAAGCTGGTTGGACGCAACGTCGTCTTCATCGCCAACCTGGCGCCGCGCAAGATGCGCTTCGGCTTGTCGGAAGGCATGATTCTTTCCGCAGGTGAGGGTGGCGCCGATTTGTTCCTGCTGGACGCTGATCAGGGCGCGCAGCCCGGCGCTACGGTTCGTTGA
- a CDS encoding metal-dependent hydrolase has product MPTIITHALLPLTAGLAAGPHRVSRQLMVAGAVAAMLPDADVVSFWLGIPYASDFGHRGATHSVVFAASLGLLAVLGRRSLRAPGWLAGLFVGASALSHPLLDAMTNGGRGVALAWPFEPDRFFFSWRPIEVSPIGARFLSTAGLHTLVSEMAWVWLPCVLLGALAWAVGRAKRR; this is encoded by the coding sequence ATGCCAACCATCATCACGCATGCCCTTTTGCCACTGACGGCCGGACTCGCCGCCGGCCCGCATCGCGTATCCCGACAGTTGATGGTGGCCGGAGCCGTTGCAGCGATGCTTCCCGATGCCGATGTCGTGTCGTTCTGGCTGGGCATTCCCTATGCCAGCGACTTCGGTCACCGCGGCGCCACGCACTCGGTGGTGTTCGCGGCATCCCTCGGGCTACTGGCGGTGCTCGGCCGACGCAGTCTTCGCGCACCGGGCTGGCTGGCGGGACTCTTTGTGGGCGCCTCCGCGCTCTCCCACCCATTGCTGGACGCCATGACCAACGGCGGGCGCGGCGTCGCGCTCGCATGGCCCTTCGAACCCGATCGCTTCTTTTTTTCCTGGCGCCCGATTGAGGTATCTCCGATCGGGGCGCGCTTCCTCAGCACCGCTGGCCTGCACACGCTCGTTTCGGAGATGGCCTGGGTCTGGCTGCCCTGCGTGCTACTGGGTGCACTCGCCTGGGCCGTGGGACGCGCGAAACGACGCTGA